A stretch of Microbulbifer sp. SAOS-129_SWC DNA encodes these proteins:
- a CDS encoding Ldh family oxidoreductase, which produces MSKCYSAEQLQQFASTLFQRAGLGAERAEVMARVFLEADLLGFTTHGINRVSSNLQWLLDGASRRDGEPRVIADRGNCFNWDAEFLPGPWVLTRAIEQALERVAEHGVVSATIRRSQHIACLAAYLPQVVEAGCVAILTCSTPAEHTVSPQGGRDPLFSANPLAFAAPAGDYPLLFDISMSVTAGGYVARAKREGRRLPQECLKDSDGQLSDDPAAFANGGSILPVGGADHGYKGAALSAMLEVLSMALGGYGRGDRESAADDEANSVFLQIIDPAAFGPRADFLRQTLALCNLWENNRSDGDAPVRVPGQRAWAARTRQLQNGVELYPSIMGDLQPWADKLNVAMPQPL; this is translated from the coding sequence ATGTCCAAATGCTACTCGGCAGAGCAGCTTCAGCAATTCGCCAGTACGCTGTTCCAGCGCGCCGGCCTGGGCGCGGAGCGCGCCGAAGTGATGGCGCGCGTATTTCTCGAAGCGGATCTGCTCGGCTTCACCACCCACGGCATCAATCGGGTGTCCAGTAACCTGCAGTGGCTGCTCGACGGGGCCTCGCGCCGCGACGGTGAACCGCGGGTGATCGCCGACCGCGGTAACTGCTTCAACTGGGATGCGGAATTCCTGCCCGGCCCGTGGGTGTTGACGCGGGCGATCGAGCAGGCGCTCGAGCGGGTGGCGGAGCACGGCGTGGTCAGCGCCACCATCCGCCGCAGCCAGCATATTGCCTGCCTCGCCGCCTACCTGCCGCAGGTCGTGGAGGCCGGTTGTGTGGCCATCCTGACCTGTTCGACACCGGCAGAGCACACGGTCTCGCCCCAGGGCGGGCGCGATCCGCTGTTCTCCGCCAATCCCCTGGCCTTTGCCGCGCCGGCCGGCGACTACCCGCTGCTGTTCGATATCAGCATGTCGGTCACCGCGGGCGGTTATGTGGCACGGGCCAAGCGCGAGGGCCGCAGGTTGCCGCAGGAATGCCTGAAAGACAGCGACGGCCAGTTGTCCGACGATCCGGCAGCGTTCGCTAACGGCGGCAGCATCCTGCCGGTGGGCGGTGCCGACCACGGCTACAAGGGCGCGGCGCTGTCCGCGATGCTGGAGGTGCTGTCGATGGCTCTCGGTGGTTACGGTCGCGGCGACCGCGAATCCGCCGCCGACGACGAGGCCAATTCGGTCTTCCTGCAGATTATCGATCCCGCGGCCTTCGGCCCGCGTGCGGATTTCCTGCGCCAGACACTGGCGCTGTGCAACCTGTGGGAAAACAACCGCAGCGACGGCGATGCGCCGGTACGGGTGCCGGGCCAGCGCGCCTGGGCCGCACGCACGCGCCAGCTGCAAAATGGCGTCGAGCTGTATCCGTCGATTATGGGCGACCTGCAGCCGTGGGCGGACAAGCTGAATGTCGCCATGCCGCAACCACTATAA
- the lipA gene encoding lipoyl synthase, with product MADNSTTDKPDLVPVKRTRRLQQGEKLRDADKVERIPVKVIASDNLLRKPDWIRVKVPASKEVDRIKSILRSQKLSTVCEEASCPNLGECFSGGTATFMIMGEICTRRCPFCDVGHGKPNPLDPEEPQHLAEAIAAMGLRYVVITSVDRDDLRDGGAQHFADCIRIAREHSPNLQVEILTPDFRGRMDVALDVLEAEAPDVFNHNLETVPRLYRESRPGANYKWSLKLLQEYKKRRPDVMTKSGLMVGLGEEKEEIFQVLDDMRAHDIDMLTIGQYLQPSKEHLPVQRYVHPDEFEEYRRYAEQIGFKHAACGPLVRSSYHADKQAHGETVS from the coding sequence ATGGCTGATAATTCCACTACGGACAAGCCCGATCTGGTACCGGTAAAACGCACCCGCCGCCTGCAGCAGGGGGAAAAGCTGCGCGATGCCGACAAGGTAGAGCGTATTCCGGTCAAAGTGATCGCCAGCGATAACCTGCTGCGCAAGCCGGACTGGATTCGCGTCAAGGTGCCCGCCTCCAAGGAAGTGGACCGTATCAAAAGCATTCTGCGCTCGCAGAAGCTGTCCACCGTCTGCGAAGAAGCCAGTTGTCCCAATCTGGGGGAGTGCTTCAGCGGCGGCACCGCCACTTTCATGATCATGGGCGAGATCTGCACCCGCCGCTGCCCCTTCTGCGACGTGGGCCACGGCAAGCCCAACCCGCTGGATCCGGAAGAGCCCCAACACCTGGCGGAAGCGATCGCCGCCATGGGCCTGCGCTATGTGGTGATTACCTCGGTGGACCGCGACGACCTGCGCGACGGCGGTGCCCAGCACTTCGCCGACTGTATCCGTATCGCCCGCGAGCACTCGCCCAACCTGCAGGTGGAGATCCTGACCCCGGATTTCCGCGGTCGTATGGATGTGGCGCTGGATGTTCTCGAGGCCGAGGCGCCGGATGTGTTCAACCACAACCTGGAAACCGTGCCGCGCCTGTACCGCGAGTCGCGCCCCGGCGCCAACTACAAGTGGTCGCTGAAGCTGCTGCAGGAATACAAGAAGCGCCGCCCGGACGTGATGACCAAGTCCGGTCTGATGGTCGGTTTGGGTGAGGAGAAGGAAGAGATCTTCCAGGTGCTCGACGATATGCGTGCGCATGACATCGACATGCTCACCATTGGCCAGTACCTCCAGCCGAGCAAAGAACACCTGCCGGTGCAGCGCTATGTGCACCCCGACGAGTTCGAGGAGTACCGCCGCTACGCCGAGCAGATTGGCTTCAAGCACGCTGCCTGTGGTCCGCTGGTGCGCTCGTCTTACCATGCCGACAAGCAGGCCCACGGCGAAACAGTCAGCTGA
- the lipB gene encoding lipoyl(octanoyl) transferase LipB: MTADSHTLVCNLGRRDYESVWRAMAHYTDTRDGDSTDQIWCVEHEPVFTQGQAGKAEHLLNTGDIPVVQVDRGGQVTYHGPGQLVVYPLLDLRRAKVGVRDLVSALENATADMLAEYGIAAAPRVDAPGVYLTEGPRTGNKIASVGLRVRRGCSFHGIAINIDMDLAPFLRINPCGYAGMQMVQMAELIQPAPGWNAVADLFVRALLRALALPEADWQPVDEQIFARARAAGGEATPGADQQEQETSNG; this comes from the coding sequence ATGACTGCAGATTCGCACACCCTCGTCTGTAATCTGGGCCGCCGTGACTACGAGTCCGTGTGGCGCGCCATGGCCCACTATACCGACACCCGTGACGGCGATAGCACCGACCAGATCTGGTGCGTGGAACACGAACCGGTGTTTACCCAGGGCCAGGCCGGCAAGGCCGAACACCTGCTGAATACCGGCGATATCCCCGTGGTGCAGGTGGACCGCGGCGGTCAGGTGACCTATCACGGCCCCGGCCAGCTGGTGGTCTACCCGCTACTGGATCTGCGGCGTGCCAAGGTGGGCGTGCGCGACCTGGTCAGTGCACTGGAAAATGCCACCGCGGACATGCTGGCGGAATACGGCATCGCCGCGGCGCCGCGTGTCGATGCGCCGGGGGTCTACCTGACCGAGGGGCCTCGCACCGGCAACAAGATCGCCTCGGTGGGGCTGCGGGTGCGTCGCGGCTGCAGCTTCCACGGCATCGCCATCAATATCGATATGGATCTGGCGCCCTTCCTGCGCATCAATCCCTGCGGCTACGCGGGTATGCAGATGGTGCAGATGGCCGAGCTGATCCAGCCGGCGCCGGGCTGGAATGCCGTGGCTGATCTCTTTGTGCGTGCATTGCTGCGCGCGCTGGCACTGCCGGAGGCCGACTGGCAGCCGGTAGACGAACAAATTTTTGCGCGTGCGCGCGCCGCCGGCGGGGAGGCGACTCCCGGCGCGGACCAACAGGAGCAGGAAACGAGCAATGGCTGA
- the betT gene encoding choline BCCT transporter BetT gives MPLHKTDPKSKAHFNPPVFYFSTGILLLLVAYAVLFADDATQRFKALQHSIVTNMSWYYVLVVAIVLLSVVFIAISRFGEIKLGPEHAEPDYDYLSWLAMLFSAGMGIGLLFFGVAEPVMHYLSPPVGETGTVEAARQAMVLTFFHWGFHAWSIYAIVALILAYFSYRHKLPLTMRSALYPMIGERIYGPIGDAVDVFAIVGTVCGVATTLGYGVLQINSGLNHLFGVPVGNTTQVILIIVTTILATISVVMGLDVGIKRLSQLNMGLAALLLLMVLFLGSTVYLLQAFVQNFGSYLSVIVNRTFNLYAYKPTDWLGGWTILYWGWWMSWSPFVGLFIARISRGRTIREFVIGAMLVPATLTLMWMTFFGNSAIHMILDQGLTSLGEVVSKDQSLALFQFLEQFPFSNAFSLLAVVMVVVFFVTSADSGAMVVNMLASHGRDDTPLWQRIFWCALIGVVAIALLLAGGLGSLQTAVIASALPFSVILLTSIYGLFSALRTDTAKRDAQTAPVAPFTGSTSGTWRSRLRNVIQLPDLEEVRAYIRETGEPALHEFAEEMRKNGYETRVSKGKNHYVYLEVLQGDEQDFIYGIHPKAHLKPNANLTEHEGFTDQELDDDHDDGSEEKYFRAEVHLGEGGQDYDVMGWTKDQLLTNILTQYERHLQFLHTLR, from the coding sequence ATGCCTCTGCACAAAACTGACCCCAAATCCAAAGCCCACTTCAATCCGCCGGTATTCTATTTCTCCACCGGCATACTGCTATTGCTCGTCGCCTACGCGGTACTTTTTGCCGACGACGCCACCCAGCGCTTCAAGGCATTGCAACACAGTATCGTCACCAATATGAGCTGGTACTACGTACTGGTGGTAGCGATTGTGCTGTTGAGCGTAGTGTTTATCGCCATTTCACGCTTCGGCGAAATCAAACTCGGCCCGGAACACGCCGAGCCCGATTACGACTACCTGTCGTGGCTGGCGATGCTGTTTTCCGCCGGCATGGGTATCGGCCTGCTGTTTTTCGGTGTCGCCGAGCCGGTCATGCACTACCTGTCACCGCCGGTGGGCGAAACGGGTACGGTCGAAGCGGCGCGCCAGGCGATGGTGCTGACCTTTTTCCACTGGGGCTTTCACGCCTGGTCCATCTACGCCATTGTGGCGCTGATTCTGGCGTATTTCAGCTATCGCCACAAACTGCCACTGACCATGCGTTCGGCGCTCTACCCGATGATCGGCGAGCGCATCTACGGGCCCATTGGCGATGCGGTGGACGTATTTGCGATTGTCGGCACCGTGTGCGGCGTGGCCACGACCCTCGGTTACGGGGTACTGCAGATCAACTCCGGGCTCAATCACCTGTTCGGCGTGCCCGTGGGCAATACGACCCAGGTCATCCTGATCATCGTCACCACGATCCTCGCCACCATTTCCGTGGTGATGGGCCTGGATGTGGGCATCAAGCGTTTGTCGCAACTGAATATGGGGCTGGCGGCGCTGCTGCTGCTGATGGTGCTGTTTCTCGGCAGCACCGTGTACCTGCTGCAGGCATTTGTGCAAAATTTCGGCAGCTACCTGTCGGTCATCGTCAACAGAACATTCAATCTTTACGCCTACAAGCCCACTGACTGGCTGGGTGGCTGGACCATCCTGTACTGGGGCTGGTGGATGTCCTGGTCACCGTTCGTGGGGCTGTTTATCGCGCGTATTTCCCGCGGGCGCACCATCCGCGAATTCGTGATCGGCGCCATGCTGGTCCCCGCCACGCTGACACTGATGTGGATGACATTCTTCGGCAACTCCGCCATCCACATGATTCTCGACCAGGGCCTGACCTCACTGGGCGAAGTGGTGAGCAAAGACCAGTCACTGGCCCTGTTCCAGTTCCTGGAGCAGTTCCCGTTTTCCAATGCATTTTCACTTTTGGCTGTGGTGATGGTGGTGGTGTTTTTTGTCACCTCGGCGGATTCCGGTGCGATGGTCGTGAATATGCTCGCCTCCCACGGCCGCGACGACACACCACTGTGGCAGCGCATTTTCTGGTGTGCCTTGATCGGTGTGGTGGCCATCGCCCTGCTGCTGGCCGGTGGCCTGGGCTCGCTGCAGACCGCAGTGATCGCCAGCGCACTGCCATTTTCGGTGATTCTGCTGACGTCCATTTACGGCCTTTTCTCCGCGCTGCGCACCGACACCGCCAAGCGCGACGCGCAGACCGCACCGGTGGCGCCATTCACCGGTTCCACCTCGGGCACCTGGCGCAGCCGCCTGCGCAATGTCATCCAGTTGCCCGATCTCGAAGAAGTACGCGCGTATATCCGTGAGACCGGCGAGCCGGCACTGCACGAGTTCGCCGAGGAAATGCGCAAGAACGGCTACGAAACCCGGGTTTCCAAGGGCAAAAATCACTACGTCTACCTGGAGGTACTGCAGGGCGATGAGCAGGATTTCATCTACGGGATTCACCCCAAGGCACACCTGAAACCCAATGCCAACCTGACCGAGCACGAAGGCTTCACCGACCAGGAGCTGGATGACGACCACGACGACGGCAGCGAGGAGAAATATTTCCGCGCGGAAGTGCATCTGGGCGAGGGTGGCCAGGACTATGATGTCATGGGCTGGACCAAGGACCAGCTACTGACCAATATCCTCACCCAGTACGAGCGCCACCTGCAGTTCCTGCATACACTCAGGTAA
- a CDS encoding DUF493 family protein has translation MSQDPNQQPPKIEFPCEDYMVKVVRESDDAVHEFVLEVMRRHAPGLDEERIALRESRNGKFTSMTFFILATGEPQLQSLFEELKAHPAVHMVL, from the coding sequence ATGAGTCAAGATCCCAATCAGCAGCCCCCCAAAATCGAGTTTCCCTGCGAAGACTATATGGTCAAGGTCGTGCGGGAGTCCGATGACGCCGTACACGAGTTCGTGCTCGAGGTGATGCGCCGCCACGCCCCGGGGCTGGATGAGGAGCGCATTGCACTGCGCGAGAGCCGCAACGGTAAATTCACCTCGATGACTTTCTTCATCCTCGCCACCGGCGAACCGCAGCTGCAGAGCCTGTTCGAGGAACTCAAGGCCCATCCGGCCGTACATATGGTGCTGTGA
- a CDS encoding GNAT family N-acetyltransferase, whose product MNPLRTERLVLRELTEADAPLMLAVLNDPDFIRNVGDRGVHSEDDARRYIVDGPMAMYRQYNFGMFRVAREDDTPIGLCGLVKRDGLEDVDIGFAFLPEFRGHGYALEAASAVMAYGRESIGLKRIVAIALPDNTSSLELLEKLGMKTERTIKLPRNDAELVLMAWESGAA is encoded by the coding sequence ATGAACCCCCTGCGTACCGAACGCCTGGTCCTGCGTGAACTCACCGAAGCCGACGCGCCACTGATGCTGGCCGTCCTAAACGATCCGGACTTTATCCGCAACGTCGGCGACCGCGGCGTACACAGCGAGGACGACGCCCGCCGCTACATCGTCGACGGCCCCATGGCGATGTACCGCCAGTACAATTTCGGCATGTTCCGCGTGGCGCGGGAAGACGACACCCCCATCGGCCTGTGCGGCCTGGTCAAGCGCGACGGTCTCGAGGATGTGGATATCGGCTTCGCCTTCCTGCCCGAGTTCCGCGGCCACGGTTACGCACTGGAAGCCGCCAGCGCGGTGATGGCCTACGGTCGCGAGTCCATCGGACTCAAACGCATCGTTGCCATCGCGCTGCCGGACAATACTTCCTCACTGGAATTGCTGGAAAAGCTCGGTATGAAAACCGAGCGCACCATCAAACTGCCCAGAAACGATGCCGAGCTGGTGTTGATGGCGTGGGAGTCCGGCGCGGCGTAA
- the betT gene encoding choline BCCT transporter BetT yields the protein MKQDSPAEPGKAHFDPPVFYTSTAVLLLLVAYAVFFPEDATQRFKALQAGIVDYMGWYYILIVAILLITVVLIALSRFGDIKLGPEHAKPDYGFWSWLAMLFSAGIGIGLLFFGVAEPVMHYLNPPDAAPGSVEAARDAMVLSIFHWGFHVWAIFAGVALILGYFSYRHNLPLTLRSALYPLIGERIHGPIGNAVDVFAIVSTVCGTATTLGFGVLQMNSGLNHLFGIPVSNGVQVILIVVTTALATLSVVAGLDAGIKRLSQLNMGLAAILMFTILVLGSTVYLLQAFVQNFGSYLAVIVNRTFNLYAYAPTDWIGGWTIFYWGWCLSWSPFVGIFIARISRGRTIREFITGTLLMPTMITILWMTVFGNSAIHFIREDGLQSLADIIQKDQSLALFQFLEQFPLSNILSLLAIVLVVIFFVTSADSGAMVMNMLSSHGRDDTPLWQRIFWSAIVGIVAIALLLAGGLASLQTAAITSALPFSIILLAALYGLVKALRTDSAKRDAQSATVAPISARNPVSWERRLRNLVQLPSLQEVHDYIDEVALPAMRDFAAQGKHNNLQAYVRDGDNRAVHLTVSQGEELDFVYSIYPKAHLKPNAADPDAELDDTRDDGSPDKYFRAEVHLSEGGQDYDVMGWTRDQLLTDILSQYERHLQFLHSLR from the coding sequence ATGAAGCAAGACTCTCCTGCAGAACCGGGCAAAGCCCACTTCGACCCACCGGTGTTCTACACCTCCACAGCAGTGTTATTGCTGCTGGTCGCCTACGCCGTGTTTTTCCCCGAGGACGCCACCCAGCGCTTCAAGGCGCTGCAGGCCGGTATCGTCGACTACATGGGCTGGTACTACATCCTGATCGTGGCCATCCTGCTGATCACCGTGGTGCTGATCGCCCTGTCGCGCTTCGGCGATATCAAGCTCGGACCGGAACACGCCAAGCCGGATTACGGATTCTGGTCGTGGCTGGCAATGCTGTTCTCGGCCGGCATCGGTATCGGCCTGCTGTTTTTTGGCGTGGCGGAACCGGTCATGCACTACCTGAACCCGCCGGACGCGGCGCCCGGCTCCGTCGAGGCCGCCCGCGACGCCATGGTGTTGAGCATTTTCCACTGGGGCTTCCATGTCTGGGCCATTTTTGCCGGTGTGGCGCTGATCCTCGGCTATTTCAGTTATCGCCACAACCTGCCGCTGACCCTGCGCTCGGCACTCTACCCGCTGATCGGTGAGCGCATCCACGGACCGATCGGCAACGCCGTCGATGTCTTCGCCATCGTCAGTACCGTCTGCGGTACCGCCACCACTCTCGGCTTCGGTGTACTGCAGATGAACTCGGGCCTCAATCACCTGTTTGGTATTCCGGTGAGCAACGGCGTGCAGGTCATCCTGATTGTGGTCACCACCGCACTGGCAACGCTATCGGTGGTGGCGGGGCTGGATGCCGGGATCAAGCGCTTGTCGCAATTGAATATGGGGCTGGCGGCGATACTGATGTTCACTATCCTGGTGCTCGGCAGTACCGTCTATCTGCTGCAGGCTTTCGTGCAGAACTTCGGCAGCTACCTGGCGGTGATCGTCAATCGCACCTTCAACCTCTACGCCTATGCACCCACCGACTGGATCGGCGGCTGGACTATCTTCTACTGGGGCTGGTGCCTGTCGTGGTCGCCGTTTGTGGGTATTTTTATCGCGCGTATTTCCCGCGGCCGTACCATTCGCGAATTTATTACCGGCACCCTGCTGATGCCGACCATGATCACCATTCTGTGGATGACGGTATTCGGCAATTCGGCGATTCACTTTATCCGCGAGGATGGTCTGCAATCGCTGGCAGATATAATCCAGAAGGACCAGTCACTGGCCCTGTTCCAGTTCCTGGAACAGTTTCCGCTTTCCAACATACTGTCACTGCTGGCAATCGTGCTGGTGGTGATCTTTTTCGTCACCTCGGCGGATTCCGGGGCCATGGTGATGAACATGCTGTCCTCCCATGGCCGCGACGACACGCCGCTGTGGCAGCGCATTTTCTGGTCTGCCATCGTCGGTATAGTCGCCATCGCACTGCTGCTGGCCGGCGGCCTGGCCTCACTGCAGACCGCCGCGATTACCAGCGCCCTGCCCTTTTCCATCATCCTGCTGGCGGCACTCTATGGCCTGGTCAAGGCACTGCGCACCGACAGCGCCAAACGCGATGCGCAGAGTGCCACGGTGGCACCGATCAGCGCGCGCAATCCGGTGTCGTGGGAACGGCGCTTGCGCAACCTCGTGCAGTTACCGTCACTGCAGGAAGTGCACGACTATATCGACGAGGTGGCACTACCGGCGATGCGGGATTTCGCCGCGCAGGGCAAACACAACAACCTGCAGGCGTATGTCCGCGATGGGGATAACCGCGCAGTACACCTGACCGTATCCCAGGGAGAGGAACTGGATTTCGTTTACAGTATCTACCCCAAGGCACACCTAAAACCCAACGCCGCCGATCCCGATGCCGAACTGGACGACACCCGTGACGATGGCTCACCGGATAAATATTTCCGCGCGGAAGTACACCTCAGCGAGGGCGGCCAGGACTACGACGTGATGGGCTGGACCCGCGACCAGTTGCTCACCGATATCCTCAGCCAGTACGAGCGCCATCTGCAGTTCCTGCACAGCCTGCGCTGA
- the arfB gene encoding alternative ribosome rescue aminoacyl-tRNA hydrolase ArfB, with protein MLKISKNLSLPLEEIEMSAVRAQGAGGQNVNKVASAIHLRFDIGASSLPEALKARLLGRSDQRISSDGVVVIKAQRFRTQEKNREDALARLAELIAAADKKRKHRIPTKPGRAAKERRLQQKSRRGKVKSLRGKVTD; from the coding sequence ATGTTGAAAATTTCTAAAAACCTGTCCCTGCCGCTGGAGGAGATCGAGATGAGCGCGGTGCGCGCCCAGGGTGCCGGTGGCCAGAACGTCAACAAGGTGGCCAGTGCGATTCACCTGCGTTTCGATATTGGCGCTTCATCGCTGCCGGAAGCGCTGAAGGCGCGGCTGCTGGGGCGCAGCGACCAGCGTATTTCCAGTGACGGTGTGGTCGTGATCAAGGCGCAGCGTTTCCGCACCCAGGAAAAGAATCGCGAGGATGCGCTGGCGCGGCTGGCGGAATTGATCGCCGCCGCCGACAAGAAACGCAAGCACCGCATCCCCACCAAACCCGGGCGCGCGGCCAAAGAGCGGCGCCTGCAGCAGAAATCGCGGCGCGGCAAAGTCAAGTCGCTGCGCGGCAAGGTTACCGATTGA
- a CDS encoding DUF1540 domain-containing protein, whose translation MIIATDMPEVAQCAATQCAFNANTACHARAITIGSPDAPDCDTYFGNSSHTHSGRTAGVGACKMADCKHNDDLECAADSIQVGPNGGGSINCLTYTH comes from the coding sequence ATGATCATCGCTACCGACATGCCCGAAGTCGCCCAGTGTGCCGCTACCCAGTGCGCCTTTAACGCCAACACGGCCTGCCATGCCCGAGCCATCACCATCGGTTCACCCGACGCTCCGGACTGCGACACTTATTTCGGCAATTCCAGCCACACCCATAGTGGTCGCACCGCGGGTGTCGGCGCCTGCAAGATGGCGGACTGCAAGCACAACGACGACCTCGAGTGCGCCGCCGACAGTATCCAGGTGGGCCCCAATGGCGGTGGCTCCATCAACTGCCTGACCTATACGCACTAA
- a CDS encoding sugar MFS transporter, translated as MAGGQVTMGEAQASVGKSAGDYRFALTALTVLFFMWGFLTCLNDILIPHLKAVFDLNYTQAMLIQFCFFGAYFTVSLPAGALVKRIGFQRGIVGGLAVAAVGCLLFYPAAGYQAYPLFLAALFVLASGITLLQVSANPYVAALGDPNTASSRLTMTQAFNSLGTTVAPFFGGVLILAAAAKGMEAMDPQAQAQSVQVPYLMLAAVLAVLAVVFSRLKLPELNAVAGDDHNEGESVSLWSQSHLVLGAIGIFVYVGAEVSIGSLLVNFLGLDSVAGMEESRAAHFIAFYWGGAMVGRFIGAVVMRSVSPGAVLGFNGLAAIFLVFTAIAGSGALAMWAILLVGLFNSIMFPTIFSLALQGLGKQAGQASGLLCLAIVGGALVPLLQGAVADNLGLQISFLVPVACYAYIVFYGLKGCRARTT; from the coding sequence ATGGCCGGGGGTCAAGTGACCATGGGTGAGGCGCAGGCCTCTGTTGGCAAATCTGCTGGCGACTACCGGTTTGCGCTGACGGCGCTGACCGTTCTGTTTTTCATGTGGGGCTTCCTGACCTGCCTCAACGATATCCTGATTCCACACCTGAAGGCAGTCTTCGACCTGAACTACACCCAGGCGATGCTGATTCAGTTCTGTTTCTTCGGTGCCTACTTCACCGTTTCACTGCCCGCCGGGGCGCTGGTCAAGCGCATCGGTTTCCAGCGCGGTATCGTCGGTGGCCTGGCGGTGGCTGCAGTCGGCTGCCTGCTGTTCTATCCGGCGGCTGGCTATCAGGCCTACCCGCTGTTCCTCGCGGCGCTGTTCGTGCTGGCCTCCGGTATCACCCTATTGCAGGTCTCCGCAAACCCCTATGTGGCGGCGCTGGGTGACCCGAACACGGCGTCCAGCCGGCTGACCATGACCCAGGCGTTCAACTCCCTCGGCACCACGGTGGCGCCGTTCTTCGGTGGGGTACTGATCCTGGCCGCCGCGGCCAAGGGTATGGAGGCGATGGATCCACAGGCGCAGGCGCAGTCAGTGCAGGTTCCCTATCTGATGCTGGCCGCGGTGCTGGCGGTGCTGGCGGTGGTGTTCAGCCGCCTGAAGCTACCGGAACTCAACGCTGTAGCTGGCGATGACCACAACGAAGGCGAAAGCGTATCGCTGTGGTCGCAGTCACATCTGGTACTGGGTGCTATCGGCATCTTCGTTTACGTGGGTGCTGAGGTGTCCATTGGCAGCCTGCTGGTCAATTTCCTCGGTCTCGACAGTGTCGCCGGCATGGAAGAATCGCGCGCCGCGCACTTTATTGCCTTCTACTGGGGCGGGGCCATGGTGGGGCGCTTTATCGGCGCGGTGGTAATGCGCTCGGTCTCCCCCGGCGCCGTGTTGGGCTTCAACGGCCTGGCGGCCATTTTCCTGGTCTTCACAGCCATTGCCGGTTCCGGCGCGCTGGCCATGTGGGCCATTCTGCTGGTGGGTCTGTTCAACTCGATCATGTTCCCGACCATCTTCAGCCTGGCTCTGCAGGGCCTCGGCAAGCAGGCGGGCCAGGCCTCCGGCCTGCTTTGTCTGGCGATTGTCGGCGGGGCGCTGGTACCGCTGCTGCAGGGCGCAGTGGCGGACAACCTCGGACTGCAGATCTCCTTCCTGGTGCCGGTGGCGTGCTACGCCTATATCGTTTTCTACGGCCTGAAGGGTTGCCGCGCCCGGACAACCTGA